One window of the Arthrobacter sp. D5-1 genome contains the following:
- a CDS encoding alpha/beta fold hydrolase: MHSVDYGAGTPILIIHGFCVDHRLLLGLDPVFDAHGQWRRVYVDLPGMGQSAAGPEIDSADAVADAVVSFARKTFGAERFAVLGNSFGGMIARHLVAEFGEQVLGLALLCPVVIADHGSRTLPAKTVLQADPTLLAALEPADAADYEAMAVVQSPENWFLFRDAALPGFRVFDQAAIQRISSNYTLRAEPESRFANFQGPALILAGRQDHVVGFEDQTALARSYAQSTTAVLDRAGHNAHLDQPELTAALLWEWLGRVERSMGREAAD, translated from the coding sequence GTGCATTCTGTTGACTATGGGGCGGGAACCCCAATCCTGATCATCCACGGATTCTGCGTTGATCACCGCCTTTTGTTGGGGCTCGACCCCGTGTTCGATGCTCACGGTCAGTGGCGGCGGGTCTATGTGGACTTGCCGGGCATGGGCCAATCCGCGGCAGGACCCGAGATCGATAGCGCGGATGCCGTGGCCGACGCGGTTGTCTCCTTTGCCCGGAAGACCTTCGGTGCCGAAAGGTTCGCTGTCCTCGGAAACTCCTTCGGTGGCATGATCGCCCGTCACCTGGTGGCCGAATTCGGGGAACAGGTACTGGGCCTGGCGCTCCTCTGCCCAGTGGTCATTGCGGATCACGGGTCCCGAACCCTGCCTGCCAAGACAGTGCTCCAAGCAGACCCGACCCTACTGGCCGCCTTGGAACCCGCGGACGCGGCCGACTATGAGGCCATGGCCGTGGTCCAATCTCCCGAGAATTGGTTTCTTTTCCGAGACGCGGCCCTGCCGGGGTTTCGCGTATTCGATCAAGCCGCGATCCAACGGATCTCGAGCAACTACACACTCCGTGCCGAGCCGGAAAGTCGCTTCGCCAACTTTCAAGGACCCGCGCTGATTCTCGCCGGTCGTCAGGACCATGTGGTGGGGTTTGAGGACCAGACTGCGCTGGCGCGCAGCTATGCACAGTCCACCACCGCCGTCCTGGATCGAGCGGGTCACAACGCGCACCTGGACCAGCCGGAGCTAACGGCTGCCCTCCTTTGGGAGTGGCTTGGCCGGGTGGAAAGGTCCATGGGACGCGAGGCCGCGGACTGA